The Capricornis sumatraensis isolate serow.1 chromosome 15, serow.2, whole genome shotgun sequence DNA segment AGGGCTGCGTGAACGACTGCCCTGCCCAGGAGCAAGGAACCCGGGCCGCTTCCAGGAATAGACAAGAACATGGGGGTCGTAATGGCATTTTCTACTGTGAATTACCTTAAGGGAAAAGAGGGACTTTAGATATCGTGGGGGGGAACCCGAGAAAAATCAAAACTTCCACAGCTGGTCAGGGTTGTGAGACTGCAGGGCTGACTCCGGCCAAGCACGACGCAGGCCTGTTCCGCCGTGCTGCGAAGGACAGCCAGGAGCTGGAGCCACACAACAGAGACCCCGCCACCTAGGACTACAATAACCGGACCACGGCGCCTGCGCACTAAGCCaccccgccaccccaccccccactcccgcGCCTCCACTCTGCGCCTGCGCACTgggccgccccgcccccgccgctaCGCTGCGCCTGCGCACTGGGCTGACGCGGGGCACACGTGGGCGGGGCCGAGGCACCCGGGTCCACTGCCCGCGGACCCGGGGGGTGGAGGCCACGCTGACACCGGTGGGGCAGGACCGCGGGGAAGCGGCCTCGGAGGCCTGCGAACTCCCCGAGGACCGGCACTCCCCTCTGCGGGTGGGGCGCAGGGCGCTGAAGGGTAAGCGGCGGGTTCCGCCGGCCCCGGGGTGCGGATGCCTGTGCGCGCCCCCCTCCACCGGGCACTGTGCCCTTCGCCCCGGGGGACGGGGCCGATCGGGGGCCGATCGGGGGCCTCCGGGGCGTAGACCCGGCGCCCGGCAACTCCCTTCTCCGGGCGACAGCGCCTGGAGGTGGCCTCAGGGTCACTGGCACCCCGGGCTCCGCTGATGTCTGGGGGATGCAGTCTGTGTTCTGGCACGGGGGTGGACAAGACCGTCCGCGTGTCCACCCTGGGGAGCCCGGAGCCTGCCGCCTCATTCATTAAGCCGGCGTCGCCGACCCGCTCCCAGGCCGGGCGCAGAAGACCGGACAGGGGCCTGATCAGCAGGGGAGGAAAGCCTGTTGACACCTACCAGGAGGATTCGTGTTTGGTTATGCGCTTTAATTTTTGGATAGGTTTTCAGTATCTGCGGCAGTCATTTGCGCGCACGGTCCTTTGGGGGACTTTACCCTTGAAGAAACTGGCCTACAGATCTAAACTGGATAGAGCTCGTATTTCGCGAGCCGACCTGCCTGTCCCCAGCTCCTAGAAAGCTTGCccgggggatggggtgggacatCACTGCCGCTGCTCCACACCGAAACTCTCCTCTCTGACCCAGGACACGGGGATGCAGCCCCACCCTACTCCCGTAGCCAACTGGGAGGCCGGTTAGCTCAGCCAAACTCTGTTTGCCTTTGTGCAGTTAGATCCTGCCGCACCACCAGCGAGTCCTCATTCCCCACCGCCTTGCCTTAACAGCTGTTGTTCTAGACTCTCTTTTAAAGAGTAAAACTGaatgaaagttattttctttgGTGATCCTCTGAGGTGTTGGTAGTGTCACCGAAATGTGACCCGCCCCTCCTGCGGCTGTCTTAGCTCTGAACAAACCCCTTACCCCAAGGAATGAAACTGGCTTTAGGCTCGGGCCTCAGGGACATGGCTATTCCTGGCTCAGCCCCCCTCAGAGTTATTTTCTGTTTGACCTCTGTTTATACCACCCTGAACTTGGTGTGTAACTTGAAtgattgtgctcagtcatgtctgaccctttgcgaccccatggtctgcagcccaccaggatcctctgtccatggggtttttccaggcaagaacactgacgtaggttgccatttcctcctccagaggatcttccccacccagagatcatcgaaccccatctcctgcattgacaggtggattctttaccactgagccacctgggaggccccctgTAACTAATGATTGTGTGTATGTAATTTCAAGTGTTTTCTGGTTGTCTGAAGTAGTCTTATATTCACAGGGACAGGAAAGTGATGAATGAAGCACGTTTGATTTGGATTCAGAAGCCTGAAACTCCTCGGCTTTGCCGTGTGCCAACCGTGTGATCCCAGGCAAGTCCGTTTACAGACTTTTCTGGGCATTGGTCCTGTTGTATGAAAGTCAGTCATCATGTGGTATATAGGTGCCTGCAGTGTGGGCTCTGGTGACAGGATATATTCCTAGTGTGTTTAAAGTGGTGTTTTTTAAATGGGTAGACAAATTAAGAGCAGCCTTTGCCTCAAAATGTAATATTCTACCTGTTAATCTGATTATGTGTATTATGGCTCTCAGGCTAACATAGGACATGATGAAATTTGCTCATAAACAATAAAGCAGTAAAATCAGCTCATAAACAATAAAACAGCTCAGTAAATTAATTATccctaggacatgctctctgcatacagagaaaaataataatttctggaCCTAGCCTGACCGTGTAGGGAAAAGAAAGCTCCCCTGCCCAACCTGAAGGAggaactgatgatggaagcatCACATCTACTTAAGAAAGACCAGGAAGTTCTCCGCcttcccacttttcctttgattagaaAACTGTAGCCCAGTAAGTTCTCAGGGCTTTGCATTTCTCACCCACCCGCTTATAAGCTTCACAAATTGCATTCTAATAAGTCccttcttatctttaaaataaaaaaaaaactgattatgTAAAAGGATTCTATAAAACACTTTCAGAGTTGTAAGATGTTAGTTTTGCTTTTGTGTCCTTGCTAACCATCCTTGGAAATAGCTGCTGTAGAGCTTTCTCTATAAGTACTTTTTTCAGAGATCACTTAGCCATAGGAAACTTTGGGTTACTGTAACCTAAAAATAGGAAGCCTCTAAAAGGGTCTGTTCCTGAGGGGAGCTGGCTGCCCGGGGATGGCTGCTCAAGCACCAACCGCAAACCTGGCATCTCTCACAAGGCTCAGTTCTATGTCCAGCTGAAGTCCTGCCATCATTTCAAACTCCACATGTGGAAAACCTGGTCACTGCCATCTCCTGCCCAAACATTCCCATCTCAGATGGCCATCACCTGGGTTCTGAAGCATCCTCCATGCCTCCCAGCGAATTGCTGCATCATCAGCTAACCTTCACCCGCAGGTGCTGGCTGAGCAGCTGCTGGTTTCTGGCCTTGTGTGGTCGGGAAATCAGGATGAGTGAGCTGGTCCCTGCTTGCAGAGAGGCCTGTTCTCACCAGAGGGCAGGGATGCACAAAAGAACCGCAGCTTGCTGGAGAGTAGGAGGGGAGAGCACCGAGGAGCCCAGAACCCAGCTGCAGAAGCTCAGGGAGGGGGTGTGCTGTCTCCCCTCCATCCCCAGGCCTCCGGGCAGCCCCCCCCCACCAACAGGGGCACAGGAACCCCTAAGGTTTGGGCCATGCTCCAGGGGCCACAGGCATCCAGGTGTGGCTGAAGGACTAGATCCCCTACTGTTCTGTCTGTCCTCCCCCAGACAGCCTGGGGGTGTCGTGAGTCCACCCAAGACTTCCCCCTGCTGTCCAGGCCTGgcctcccgcccctccctggcAAGTGCAGTCATGCTGTTCTCCAGCCCTCCTCCCCCACTGTCTTTTGTGTCCTGAGCACTGAGCCCCATCACTTACAGGTGCGaccagctccccgaccaggggctTGCCCACGGCCACGTATCCTGCTTCCCACCCAGCCAACACTGCTGTCTTCCCTCCCCTGGAGTGTCCACTCCACCTCCCACAACTGGCAGTGAAGGTGGACAGATGGTGGACTCCCTGAGGACAGGGGGAGCCCAGACAACCAGGCACCTCCCTTCTCATCCTCTGAGCCTCTGGTTCCCGCCTGGTGCCTCCATTGAGCAAAGGCCTCCATTTTGAGGTGCGCTGAACCAAAAATAGTAGGGCCAAATCAGTTTATTTTGTGAAGGGCTTTGAAAGCACATGGCGTGATTTCCTTCTCGGCAGGAGCATGCGTGTGAATGAAAGGAGGTATCTGCTATGAAACGCCCAGAACGAGCTGTTTCTCTGATCTTGTATGGCTCTGCAGTCCCCAGGGGACCAGAGTTTAAGTCCCAGAGTTTAAGAGTGAAAGTAAATTATCAACGTGGGAGGAAAAGTGAGACTGGGGAGAATGAACTGGATATATGTCTGTTCCCTATATGAAAGGTCCAGGGACACCGTGTACACTTGGCATTTAAAACAGAACCAAGTCTAGAGCCGTCTGCCTGGACCAGCCCCTGGAGGGCACCATGGGGCTGGGGCCTGTGGCCCTGGTCAGCACCAGCAGGACCAACGGTCTTGGACAGGTTGTCTAGTCTCTACACATCTCAGTTCCTCTTCTGTTCCGTGGGGATTCCACCTTCTAGAATCATTCTGAGAAGCAAATGAAGCTTCTGATTCCACAGGAAAAATGCAGATCTGCGGGGCGGTTGGGGGGGATTAATAtttgattattatttatttggctgcatcaggtcttagttgcagcatgtgggatctagtcccctgaccagggattgaacctgggccccccacattgggagcgcagagtcttagccactggaccacgagggaagtccctgtggAAAGAATTGTGGTTGAACAGATTTTGTCCCTGAACACAGGAATTTCCCACTGGCCCTGGAACCTCACAGCCTAGCGTGTTTTTCctgctcctctccctcccaccagcTGCTCTAGTACCATCTTCCACACAcgaggaaatgagaaaaataccaAACAATGGGAACCTGAGGATGACGAAGGTGGCGTACCCGCTGGGGCTGTTCGTGTGCCTGTTCATCTACGTCGCCTACATCAAGTGGCACTGGGCCTCCGCCACCCAGGCCTTTCTCGGCATCCCCGAGGCGGCCACGGGGGCCCGGAGGGGCCAGCAGGCCCACAGTCTGCCAGGGGCGGCCACCCACGGACCTGAGGTCTCCTATGGCATCATGTTTGACGCGGGCAGCACCGGCACCCGTGTGCACGTCTTCCAGTTCAGCCGGCAGCCTGGAGGTACTGAGCAGAAAGCCCCGACCACACCCCCTGCCCTCCATCTCACCGCAGAGCACGGCCCTCGGGGTGGACAGGACTTCCTGCCCGGGACTCCCCGGGGAGCTTGTCAACAGGGCTGGTTCTCAGGAGCCCCAATGTCCTCACTCGCACTGGTGTCTGATGACCAGCTAAGGGCAGCTGAGATCTCAGAGGGTATGGGTGTCCTGTCCCCTCCCAGCATCTCCGGTGGGTTGGGTGGCTGGGACCATGACTTAAGGCCAGAAGTCACATGGGATGAGTTCAAGGCAGCTGGTAGCCCCAGGTTCAGGCAAGTGGGAGCCACGAATTCAGGAAAGTCAGGTACATGAGCAAAGACACGGAGCTGCCCACTGGGACCAGGCAGCTACAGGGTGCCCGATGGCCATGGCCCCAGTGAAATGGGAACTGTGGCCATCGCCTGTGGGCCTGCTTCCCAGCTCGGGGCTGGGGAGGGATGAGGGTGGAGCTGGGCGTCTTCACCCCTTGGCTTCTCCCATGGGGAGACCCCCAGTGTTGCCCAgttctcccccacccctgggggaGTCAGTCCCCACATCTGGGGGTCCCTCTTCTCTGCTTCTGTGCTGACCCTTCTGCGTGTTTAGCTGAGCTGGAGGCACTGGGCGCCTTCAGGAGGCCCCTCCAAGGCTCTTGTGACACATTTTTCCACTTTtcatctgctttatttttaaacttgttaACAATAGTTAAATGTTTATATGCTGGACTTTGCCTACCTCCAGAATTGATTTGAAGCTAAGTTTAAGGCAACACGTGTCAACAGATAACCCTTTAGTAGCCATGTTCCAGTGTAgtttctttggagagatgtcctTACAAGAAGTTTGTCCCTGACCTTTCCTCGTGTCTGTATTTTGACAACATTGCTCTGCTTCATCGTGCCTGGGAATACTCTCCCCTGATGTAAGCACGTGAGCCCAGGCCCCAAATAATTTAAgacattgaattttttaaaaagaagaatgaaatattcTTTAGAACCTGTAATGTGTCCATGCTAGaatcaagaaaattattttatatttctagtttAAAATCATTTGCCCTGCTCCTCTGCTTGTTGAATCAGCAAGAATTAACTGTTAAACTTTAACCACTTTAAATGGATAGGctttttatatgtaaattatacgtCAGAAAAGTTGATTTGGGGgattctctggctgtccagtggttaagcatgcattggactccatgcttccaatgcaggggacaggggttcaatccctggctggggaactaagatccctcatgcctcatAGTGTGgcctaagtaaataaataaggttcatttttttctaagaggAAAAGCTCTAGCCAAAACATTAACAGTATAGTATTATAGTATAGTAAACATTATAGTATTCCGCATTTACCCAGACTAAAGAGGCAGAGTTTAGACAAGAAACAGCGAAGGTCTGTTTTCAGATGTCTGCCTTAAAAGTGTGGCTCATCATAGTTGTAGAGATTCCTGTACTTGTGTTTATATTCACACTtgtattttgtataaaatatgaTTTTCCCTTAGAAACTCCCACTTTGACCCATGAAACCTTCAAAGCACTGAAGCCAGGTCTTTCTGCTTATGCTGATGACGTTGAAAAGGTAACAGTTTTCTCTCATGTCTCTTTGCTCATCAAGTTTGTCTTCTGTAGCCTTATTAAAGTGACTCCCTTCCTCTCAGATGCAGTGTGGTCCTCCCAGGGCAGCATCTCTGCAGTGCTGACCTGGGATGCTCCACAGCCTAGGGGGTCTATGGAGGACACTGGTACCCATGGGAGGCCCCCCCATATATACACCACACCATATACATCGCACATGTGTACACAACCACATACATATCACACACACCGTATACGCACACAGTGACACCACACGTACATCACACCACATATACAGCCACACacaccatacatatacacacaaccaCACAGCACCCCACAGGTGTATttacacagacatatacacacatacacacacacgtacacaaccACACACTACCCCACACGTGTATACACATaccacacatgtatacatacatgcacacaacaACACCATACAGACACCACATCATATATACAGCCACACAcaccatacatatatacatatacacacaaccacacaccaCCCCACACGTGCgcgcatgcgcgcacacacacacacacacacacacaggccctgGCCCAGTGTGTGGCACTCAGCATACCGGTAGGTGCAGGTGAATCTTTGCTGTTGCTCTTCGTGGGTTTTAGGGCCATAAGGGACCCTAGAGTTCTCTCACGGTGTGCCGAGGCCTTGCAGCTCACCTGACGCTGCCCGAGGTGGCCGGGCTGCACATGTAGAACCCTGATCCACTCTGCTGCCACAGGTCCGCCCCATGCCCCCGCCAGCACCACTTGAGTCACTGTTTCTGCCAATTtgtaaaatcaggaaaaatatacatttacagATGTATAAAACCTAAAGGGTGGGGAGCAACGGTGACCACGCTGCGGGTGGACCAACCCTGCTTTACCCACCATGTCCACAGAGCGCCCCGGGGATCCAGGAGCTACTGGACGTGGCCAAACAGGACATCCCCTTTGACTTCTGGAAGGCCACCCCTTTGGTCCTCAAGGCCACAGCTGGTCTGCGCCTGCTGCCAGGAGAGAAGGCTCAGAAGTTGCTGCGGAAGGTGAGTGCCTCCGCTTCCCCCAAGGGCTGGCTGATGATAGCTGAGACCGTGCAGCACCCATCCACGTCCGGGCAGGCCCCTGGAGAGGGTCTCATAGGAAGGAAGCGTGTCGACACGCCCGCAGTGTCACCTCAGGTGGGGGCTTGTGGATGCATGACGCTTTCTTCCTCAAGATGTTTAAAGCCATTCATGTTTTCTAGAATGAACCTGTTTTATAAAAGGACCAAATTTGTGTGAAAAATAATGTTTGAAGGGCTTCCTTCCATCCAAGGACTTGCTGTGTGTCTGAGGCAGTGGGACCTGAATTCTTGACCTTTTGGCTCAAGCTGGTCACACTCGCAGGAAGCAGAGGTCCCTCTCTTGGTCTGACGCTCAGCGGGACAGCTCAGGAGACTGTTAGCCTGTGCCCAGGCGCTACACCTCCTGAAGGTGGCCCTGGAGCCTGTCTTTGACAGGTGCTTGTAGGAGTCTTAACCATCAGGAGTCAGGGAAAGTGTTCACAGCAAAATGGTCCTGCTCCGAGCTGTTTCTGCACCTGCCAGCTGCTAAATGATGTTGTTGCAGGCCTGTCAAGTTCCCTTTATAGAAACTACCTTCATGTGCTCAAGTCAGATTGCGGGACACAAGCGCAGACATACTGAGGTTTCTGTATATCTATCATGGCTAAAACATGGAGAAGGAGCCAGCTGCTCCCGGCCTCCACCTCCCCTATGCCAGGCCATCCCCTGGGTATGTGCCCACCAGTCTGCATGGGGGCCCAGAGCTGCCCTTCCTGTCCTGTCCTAACGCAGGGCAGTGACTGGGGACTAGGAGTTTAGATTCTTAAGGTTAAAGACGCGACTCTCTTTGCATTTAGGTGAAAGAAGTGTTTGAGGCGTCGCCATTCCTCGTGGGGGACGACTGTGTTTCCATCATGAACGGGACTGACGAGGGTAATTACCGAAAGTGCCGCGAGGCCATCCCTCAAGGCAGGCTGCATGCAGCACTGCCGTCAGCATCTCGCTGGGGGAGCCTTCCTGGGCCAGAGGCACAGACACCGAAGTAAcagccctgccccacccaccaTCCACAGTCTGGCCATCTCAGAGCCTCCTTCTTGGGGCCAGTGTTAGATTCTCCTCGTGACTGGCTGCCAGCCTGGCACAGATCGCAGTCCTGAAAACAAATCCTCTCTTCTAAGAACATTTAGAGAGAATCCCCAGTTGCTGTGTGAGTACATTGCTGTTGCCTTGATTCCAAGAGCATCGCTTAATAAGGTTCCTTACCAGCCCCGACTCTAAATGTGACCTTAAGAGTTTGTGTGGGTGGAAGGAAAGAACATTTGGTTCTCGTCCCTCCCCTTCTGAAAAGAGGCAGTCGATAAAGAGTGAGAGCGCAGGATGGGACGCTTGGCCAAGCATTCCAGCTTGTAGTGTGGTGTCTTCTAGAGCAGGCTGCCAGAAGCCGCTGTTGGCTCTGAGTGATGCCCGTTGCCATAGCTGATCCAGAGGCTGAGAGTAGTGGGGAAGTGGTCTCCTTGTGTCCCTGAAATCCGAAAGTCTCCATGAGCCCCCGGTGCTGTAATTACAGCCTCTCAGGTGATTCAGATGCCCTTTGTGATCCTGTCCTGCAGGTGTTTCCGCGTGGATCACTGTGAACTTCTTAACAGGTGGGTTCCCTTCATCACAGAGCCCACTGTTCACAGACCCTGGTCTTGAGAGCAGGAGCCTCATTTTTGCTCTTGAAAATAACCCCCCAGGGTTTTGCAGTGTTACTGACCCCAGGACAGGGTGGGTCCCGAGTTTGTGGATGGAGGTACTGGGGGTGGTTGTGGCCTGCGGCAGCATGATCCTCATTCCTGAGAAAAGCCCTGAGTTACCCCAGTCAATGTTGAACGTGAGGCAAGCGCTAATCACCTTGTAATTGAAGTCCCGCTGGAGAAAGACCAGGGACCAGGAACATAGGTCCTTGGAAACAGGAGTCATTTTTCTCAGATGACTCTGCGGATGTGGGTTTTTGTCCCTCGGTTGTAATTATGGACAAGCCCAGCATGTCTGACACTGGACGAGAGGAAAGTTGCCTGAAGGCTCTGCCACCCGGGAGTGGAGAGCCGTGCCAGTGGGGAGGTCCAGAGCCCAGGTGAAAGCTCAGATGAAGGCCCCGCCAGGCAGCTGCTCTTCGTTCCCTCCCCCAAACGTGTGGAGATTTTTAAGTGGCTGCAGCCTctgttgtcttcttcttctttccatGGAAGGGCCTAGCTTCTGACCTCCCCCACCCTTTTTTTTATGCTGTTCTGTTTATTAACTGTCATTGCCATGTGGATTTTACTTCCGGTGCTGCAGGCAGCCTGAAGACCCCCGGGAGGGGCAGCGTGGGCATGCTGGACCTAGGCGGGGGGTCGACCCAGATCACCTTCCTCCCAAGACTAGAGGTAACCAGTCCCCACCCCCAAGGCCGCCTGGCCTGTAGGGGAGCCACAGTCCCCTGGAGGCCCGTGAGCTCAGCTTCCCTCCTGAGGGTCATCACACACAGTGAATTCTGCTTAGTTTGATTTTAACTCTGCCTAGAAAAAAAACCTAGGAATTTGCTCTTTGCTGGGGTGGTAAACTATTAGCAGATACTATCTGGAGCCCTTTGGGCAGAGAGCATGGGGGTGGGTTCCTCCCTGCCCCTCAAGGGTTTCCAGGGAGGGGCCATCAGTCTGACTTACAAGGGACAGGGTCACAGTCCTTTTCAGGATGGACACATTTCCAGTTAAGATCAcatggtgtttttaaaaattactttcctcATCcaccactttttaatttttgtttgtttgtttgttttaatggaaGAGCCTAAAGTATACTCAGAACTGTTCTGGTTGGGCCATACTTCTCAGAATGGATAAATATTACTCAGAAAGAGGACTTCCCtagccatccagtggttaagacttcacgctTCCACGGCAGGGgacgagggttccatccctggtgaaggagctgagatcccacgtgccatgcaaCACACCCCCGCCCACAACCCCCCCCCAACAAAGGAGAAATCCAAGTGCTTCATTGCTTGGTCTAAGCTGTTTCATGGCTTGTGATCTGATGAAAATCTAATTGAATACATCTGTGCCTATCCCTGTTCTTTCAAATGAATtgagggaggtgggggatggTTTTCTAGAAAGGCCAGCAGGAAAGGAGCGCTAATCCTGTGTTCTTCCCAGGGCACCCTTCAAACCTCGCCGCCCAGCTTCCTCACGTCCCTCCAGGTGTTTAACAGGACCTACAGGCTCTACTCCTACAGGTGCGTCCTCAGGATTGAGGGTGGACAGGGGCTCCGCTTACCATTGCAGGCCTCCCCTGGGGAGCGACCAGAGCGCTGTCCGCAGACTCAGTCCCCAGACCCTGCCGTGGACCCCCTgtggcctccccctccccctgtgGGCACCCccccttcccttttcctcttaAAATTGAGCTGCAGTATTTCTTCTTTGGTATGTATTCTGTTCTGCTTCGGAAAAGGCTTTTGGGGAAGTGGGGAAGAGCCTGTGGATTGTGCAGGGGTTTTCTGGGTCGTCTTCTTGCCACTGGCACCTTGAGTAGCTTCTTCCCACGAGGCCTGTCCGCACCATAAAGGTGGAGGCCTGCCTGTCACTCTCCGCAGTGTCCACAGCTCCTGGTTGAGCTCTGCCGAGGAAGGGTCTTGGCTTGTTGAGCCAAGGAGCTCCTGGGAGAAGCGGGAGGCCGCTGCCCCGCCCAGCCTTGGCCCCCCCGCCACCGCCACCTTGCACACGTCCAGTGGGCGTGTCCACTGGACGTGTGCAACGCGGCACCTGGGCCTCCAGGCGGCCTCTCCTCACCAGGGCAACTCTCTCCACAGCTACCTGGGACTTGGCTTGATGTCGGCGAGACTGGCGGTACTGGGAGGCGAggaggggaagcctggtgagTGGGGTGCAGTGTTCAGAGCCCTTCTGGCCAGCAGGATTTGGGAGCCTCCAAGAGTGTACCCGTAGACCTTGTTGGGGGCCCCTGAGGACCTCCccagttactttttaaagaaagatggcTAATGAAGTGATTTCTGAATCCCTAAGGGAGAGTGTCTTAGGAACCTAAGAAACAGACACCATCAGCATTGGCTTGTTTATAAGGATTTACCATGGGGCAGCTCCTGAGAACATGCCCTGCGTTCTCCTACATGGAGGGAACTTGGAATGGGCTTGACCTTCCTCCAGGTGTGGCGTTTGGGAACAAAGCCTGTGTCTGCTTCCAGGCCCTCTCCATGCCGTCCCATCCCGACGCACTTGGCTCAGACAAGCCAGACATTGCCAGCAGGCACTTGAGCTCCTGGGATATTTAGGGAACCGTGCACCCAAGGCAGGCCGGGGCCCTGCTCTGAGGCCACCTCAGCCTGTCCCCCCAGAGGCCTTGGTCAGAAGTGCACAAGCTCACACGTGTTCCCCTTGAATCCTCTTCCACACACATTCTGCTTCAGCTCCTTTATTTCAGATCCTGCTGTTTAAACTTCTAACAGTGTCCCCTTTGTTGCAAACCAAAACCGTGTCCGTGTCTCACAAACACCTGCAGCCTCGTTCTAGTCTAGAAAACATCCGTTAGTCAGCGGAGGATGGCAGGCACCCACTCGCCTATCTGCACCAGCCTCGGGGTCCTGTCCCTCCTGCAACACCCCCCTTCAGAGCAGCAGGGGAGCCATGTTTCTCCCCAGAGTGTGCTGTCGTCACTCAGCAGACCACACACCAGACTGAGCAGATGCAGACAACAGTCTTTTCTATCTCCTGCCTTCACAGGCAGTGGCACCCCTGCTGGGGTCCCTGGGGTCCTGTGGGGGCCATTCCTCTGGTGCGGGAGGGCCCAGACCAGAATCAGCCAAGGACGGGGCGCGCTCAGCGGGAGGCCAGCAGGTGTGTCCCCAGGGGCTGGGGCCCTGGAGGCCAGCCACCACCCTTCCTCTGCCGGTCGTGGGCCCATCGGCATAGGCTCCTGGTGAGCAGGCACCCACAGCGGGTCCtggccccaccccccactccatcACCTGGAACCTCAAAGCCCCTCCTTGGTGGTGAGCTGGGAGTGGTTCTGCTGGGGTTTCTGCCCCACTGCCACTGACCTGGGGCGCTCCCAGAGGTCCAGCCTCACAGCAGGAAGGAAGCATGTTCCCTTGACCCTGTGAGGCCCTCAGTGCTGTGGGCTGCCCTCCGTGGGACTCGTCTTGGCTCCACCACGGCCAGTGCTCTTCACCTCCTCTCTTCTTTCAGCTGAGGATGGACAAGAGCTGGTCAGCCCCTGTCTGTCTGCTGGTTTCAGAGGAGAGTGGACACATGCTGAAGTGACGTACAGGATTGCAGGACAGGAGGCAGGTATGGCATGGAGACGGGCGGCTTGGGAGGGTCGACGGCAGGCCCTTACCCCCCAGCACCTGAGAGAAGCGGGGGGCCTGTCCAGCCTCCTTCAGACTGGTCGATACTTGCCTGTGAGATAAGACTCAGCTCTGGAGCTCCTGCCTCCCGCAGGCTCCCTGGACGGGCCTCCCTGTCTGCCCCCAGATGCTCCTCCAAAGGCCAGGTTTCACAGCAGGCCTCCAGTGTGGAAGGGCCTGGACATCCGCCAGCATCTAGCTGACAGCCAGGCCCTGCTGTGAACCATGCCACCCCAGCCCGTGCTCCAGCAAGGACGGGAGAGGGCAAGGAGCCCCTGACCTGTCTCACCCACAGCGCCCCATTGCTCTGTGCTCTGAGTTTCTTCTGAAAAGGTTACTGAGATACCGTGTCCAACCTGGACATGCCACTGATGGGACTGTTTGCACAGACAGCACTTCTGACCTCAAATGTGGGGTATTCCCC contains these protein-coding regions:
- the ENTPD6 gene encoding ectonucleoside triphosphate diphosphohydrolase 6 isoform X1 yields the protein MRKIPNNGNLRMTKVAYPLGLFVCLFIYVAYIKWHWASATQAFLGIPEAATGARRGQQAHSLPGAATHGPEVSYGIMFDAGSTGTRVHVFQFSRQPGETPTLTHETFKALKPGLSAYADDVEKSAPGIQELLDVAKQDIPFDFWKATPLVLKATAGLRLLPGEKAQKLLRKVKEVFEASPFLVGDDCVSIMNGTDEGVSAWITVNFLTGSLKTPGRGSVGMLDLGGGSTQITFLPRLEGTLQTSPPSFLTSLQVFNRTYRLYSYSYLGLGLMSARLAVLGGEEGKPAEDGQELVSPCLSAGFRGEWTHAEVTYRIAGQEAAGSLYQLCARRVSEILRNKVHRTEEVKDVEFYAFSYYYDLATNVGLIDAEKGGSLVVEDFEIAAKYVCRTAETRPPPSPFLCLDLTYVSSLLQELGFPGDKVLKVGTLGVLPHCPSRARVCLPHTCAPLPTCLFKLTRKIDNVETSWALGATFHYIDSLSRHKSPTS
- the ENTPD6 gene encoding ectonucleoside triphosphate diphosphohydrolase 6 isoform X2; amino-acid sequence: MRKIPNNGNLRMTKVAYPLGLFVCLFIYVAYIKWHWASATQAFLGIPEAATGARRGQQAHSLPGAATHGPEVSYGIMFDAGSTGTRVHVFQFSRQPGETPTLTHETFKALKPGLSAYADDVEKSAPGIQELLDVAKQDIPFDFWKATPLVLKATAGLRLLPGEKAQKLLRKVKEVFEASPFLVGDDCVSIMNGTDEGVSAWITVNFLTGSLKTPGRGSVGMLDLGGGSTQITFLPRLEGTLQTSPPSFLTSLQVFNRTYRLYSYSYLGLGLMSARLAVLGGEEGKPAEDGQELVSPCLSAGFRGEWTHAEVTYRIAGQEAAGSLYQLCARRVSEILRNKVHRTEEVKDVEFYAFSYYYDLATNVGLIDAEKGGSLVVEDFEIAAKYVCRTAETRPPPSPFLCLDLTYVSSLLQELGFPGDKVLKLTRKIDNVETSWALGATFHYIDSLSRHKSPTS